From the Plectropomus leopardus isolate mb unplaced genomic scaffold, YSFRI_Pleo_2.0 unplaced_scaffold74425, whole genome shotgun sequence genome, the window TGTTCTCACCagttctcctcttcctcctcacctgTGTCCAGGTGAAGTGTGACCACTACTGGCCTTTTGATCAAGACCCTCTATACTACGGAGACCTGATTGTCCAGATGTTGTCTGAGTCTGTCCTTCCCGAGTGGACGATACGAGAGTTCACCATCTGTGGCGTGAGTCCCGTTCTTCAcctgtttctgctgcagaaacTCACTGACGCTCCTTCAAAAATA encodes:
- the LOC121940094 gene encoding receptor-type tyrosine-protein phosphatase beta-like yields the protein MVWEQNVHNLVMVTQCVEKGRVKCDHYWPFDQDPLYYGDLIVQMLSESVLPEWTIREFTICGVSPVLHLFLLQKLTDAPSKIRF